One window of Marmota flaviventris isolate mMarFla1 chromosome 5, mMarFla1.hap1, whole genome shotgun sequence genomic DNA carries:
- the Fchsd1 gene encoding F-BAR and double SH3 domains protein 1 isoform X1, translating to MQPPPRKVKPAQEVKLRFLEQLSILQTRQQKEADLLEDIRSYSKQRAAIEREYGQALQKLAGPFLKREGQRSGDMDSRTVFGAWRCLLDATVAGGQTRLQASDRYRDLAGGTGRSAKEQVLRKGTESLQRAQAEVLQSVRELSRSRKLYGQRERVWALAQEKAADVQARLNRSDHGIFHSRTSLQKLSSKLSAQSVQYSQQLRAARNEYLLNLVATNAHLDHYYQEELPALLKALVSELSEHLRDPLNLLSCTELEAAEMVLEHARLAGQATSQVNWEQDVKLFLQEPGVFSPTPPQQFQPAGADQVCALERGTGGMAGDCGLEKEIQRWTSRAARDYKIQHHGHWVLQRLEQRRQQAPEREAPGIEQRLQEVRDSIRRAQALLSSTSCQVSQVKGAARLALLQGAGLDVQHWLKPAMTQAQDEVEQERRLSEARLSQRDLSPMAEDAELSDFDECEEAGELFEEPAPPALATRPFPCPAHVVFGYQAGHEDELTITEGEWLEVIEEGDADEWVKARNQHGEVGFVPERYLNFPDLSLPVSGRDSDIPLGVEPTAFLARALYSYTGQSEEELSFPEGALIRLLPRAQDGVDDGFWRGEFGGHVGVFPSLLVEELLGPPGPPELCDPEQTLPSPSPPSFSPPAPTSALDGPSAPVLPGDKALDSSGPLDLMAPRLRPMRPPPPPPAKAPDPGHPDSLT from the exons ATGCAGCCGCCGCCCCGAAAA GTTAAGCCCGCCCAGGAGGTGAAGCTTCGCTTTCTGGAGCAACTGAGCATCCTTCAGACCCGGCAGCAGAAGGAGGCCGATCTGCTGGAGGACATCAG ATCTTACAGCAAGCAGAGGGCAGCCATTGAACGGGAGTATGGGCAG GCACTCCAGAAACTGGCTGGGCCATTCCTGAAGAGGGAAGGGCAACGCAGTGGGGACATGGACAGCAG gacagTGTTTGGTGCCTGGCGCTGCTTGCTGGATGCCACCGTGGCTGGGGGCCAAACCCGGCTCCAGGCGTCTGATCGATACCGTGACCTAGCGGGGGGCACAGGGCGGAGTGCCAAGGAGCAGGTGCTTAGGAAG GGAACAGAGAGTCTGCAGAGGGCGCAGGCAGAGGTGCTGCAGTCTGTCCGGGAACTGAGCCGAAGTCGGAAGCTGTATGGGCAACGGGAGCGTGTATGGGCTTTGGCACAGGAGAAAGCAGCTGATGTCCAGGCCAG GCTGAACCGAAGTGACCATGGGATCTTCCACTCTCGGACCAGTCTCCAGAAACTAAGTTCTAAG CTGTCGGCCCAATCAGTCCAGTACTCCCAGCAGCTGAGAGCAGCCCGCAATGAGTACCTGCTCAACTTGGTGGCCACCAATGCCCACCTTGACCACTACTACCAGGAGGAACTGCCAGCTCTGCTCAAG GCCCTGGTCAGCGAGTTGTCAGAACACTTGAGGGACCCTCTGAACTTACTGAGCTGTACTGAGCTGGAAGCTGCAGAGATGGTCTTGGAGCATGCCCGCCTTGCAGGGCAGGCCACCTCCCAG GTAAACTGGGAGCAGGATGTGAAGCTGTTTCTTCAGGAGCCTGGAGTCTTTTCCCCTACCCCGCCTCAACAATTTCAGCCAGCAGGGGCTGATCAG GTGTGTGCCCTAGAGAGGGGAACAGGAGGTATGGCTGGGGACTGTGGCCTAGAGAAAGAGATCCAGCGCTGGACAAGCCGAGCTGCCCGAGACTACAAGATCCAACACCATGGGCATTGG GTACTGCAGCGACTGGAGCAGAGGCGGCAGCAGGCTCCAGAGCGTGAGGCCCCAGGCATAGAACAGCGACTACAGGAAGTAAGGGACAGCATCCGTCGGGCACAG GCTCTACTCTCTTCCACTTCGTGCCAGGTGAGCCAGGTGAAGGGGGCTGCCCGGCTGGCCCTGCTGCAGGGGGCTGGCCTGGATGTGCAGCACTGGCTGAAGCCAGCCATGACCCAGGCCCAGGATGAGGTGGAGCAGGAGCGACGGCTCAGTGAGGCTCGGCTGTCCCAGAGAGACCTCTCCCCAATG GCTGAGGATGCTGAACTTTCTGACTTTGATGAATGCGAGGAGGCAGGGGAGCTCTTTGAGGAGCCTGCCCCACCGGCCCTAGCCACCAGGCCTTTCCCCTGCCCTGCACATGTGGTGTTTGGCTATCAG GCAGGGCATGAGGATGAGCTGACCATCACGGAGGGTGAGTGGCTGGAGGTCATAGAGGAGGGAGATGCTGATGAATGGGTCAAG GCTCGGAACCAGCATGGTGAGGTGGGCTTTGTCCCTGAGCGGTATCTCAACTTCCCGGATCTCTCCCTTCCCGTGAGTGGCCGTGACAGTGATATTCCCTTGGGTGTAGAGCCCACAG CATTCCTCGCCCGCGCACTATATAGCTACACGGGACAGAGTGAAGAGGAGCTGAGCTTCCCAGAAGGGGCACTCATCCGCCTGTTACCCCGGGCCCAAGATGGAGTAGATGATGGCTTCTGGAGGGGAGAATTTGGGGGCCATGTTGGAGTCTTTCCCTCCCTGCTGGTGGAGGAGCTGCTTGGTCCTCCAGGGCCACCTGAACTCTGTGATCCTGAACAG ACACTGCCATCCCCTTCTCCTCCCAGTTTCTCCCCACCTGCACCCACCTCTGCCTTGGATGGACCCTCTGCACCTGTCCTGCCTGGAG ATAAAGCTCTGGACAGCTCTGGACCCTTAGACTTGATGGCACCTCGACTCAGGCCG ATGCGTCCACCACCTCCCCCGCCGGCTAAAGCTCCAGATCCTGGCCATCCAGATTCCCTCACTTGA
- the Fchsd1 gene encoding F-BAR and double SH3 domains protein 1 isoform X2, with protein MQPPPRKVKPAQEVKLRFLEQLSILQTRQQKEADLLEDIRSYSKQRAAIEREYGQALQKLAGPFLKREGQRSGDMDSRTVFGAWRCLLDATVAGGQTRLQASDRYRDLAGGTGRSAKEQVLRKGTESLQRAQAEVLQSVRELSRSRKLYGQRERVWALAQEKAADVQARLNRSDHGIFHSRTSLQKLSSKLSAQSVQYSQQLRAARNEYLLNLVATNAHLDHYYQEELPALLKALVSELSEHLRDPLNLLSCTELEAAEMVLEHARLAGQATSQVNWEQDVKLFLQEPGVFSPTPPQQFQPAGADQVCALERGTGGMAGDCGLEKEIQRWTSRAARDYKIQHHGHWVLQRLEQRRQQAPEREAPGIEQRLQEVRDSIRRAQVSQVKGAARLALLQGAGLDVQHWLKPAMTQAQDEVEQERRLSEARLSQRDLSPMAEDAELSDFDECEEAGELFEEPAPPALATRPFPCPAHVVFGYQAGHEDELTITEGEWLEVIEEGDADEWVKARNQHGEVGFVPERYLNFPDLSLPVSGRDSDIPLGVEPTAFLARALYSYTGQSEEELSFPEGALIRLLPRAQDGVDDGFWRGEFGGHVGVFPSLLVEELLGPPGPPELCDPEQTLPSPSPPSFSPPAPTSALDGPSAPVLPGDKALDSSGPLDLMAPRLRPMRPPPPPPAKAPDPGHPDSLT; from the exons ATGCAGCCGCCGCCCCGAAAA GTTAAGCCCGCCCAGGAGGTGAAGCTTCGCTTTCTGGAGCAACTGAGCATCCTTCAGACCCGGCAGCAGAAGGAGGCCGATCTGCTGGAGGACATCAG ATCTTACAGCAAGCAGAGGGCAGCCATTGAACGGGAGTATGGGCAG GCACTCCAGAAACTGGCTGGGCCATTCCTGAAGAGGGAAGGGCAACGCAGTGGGGACATGGACAGCAG gacagTGTTTGGTGCCTGGCGCTGCTTGCTGGATGCCACCGTGGCTGGGGGCCAAACCCGGCTCCAGGCGTCTGATCGATACCGTGACCTAGCGGGGGGCACAGGGCGGAGTGCCAAGGAGCAGGTGCTTAGGAAG GGAACAGAGAGTCTGCAGAGGGCGCAGGCAGAGGTGCTGCAGTCTGTCCGGGAACTGAGCCGAAGTCGGAAGCTGTATGGGCAACGGGAGCGTGTATGGGCTTTGGCACAGGAGAAAGCAGCTGATGTCCAGGCCAG GCTGAACCGAAGTGACCATGGGATCTTCCACTCTCGGACCAGTCTCCAGAAACTAAGTTCTAAG CTGTCGGCCCAATCAGTCCAGTACTCCCAGCAGCTGAGAGCAGCCCGCAATGAGTACCTGCTCAACTTGGTGGCCACCAATGCCCACCTTGACCACTACTACCAGGAGGAACTGCCAGCTCTGCTCAAG GCCCTGGTCAGCGAGTTGTCAGAACACTTGAGGGACCCTCTGAACTTACTGAGCTGTACTGAGCTGGAAGCTGCAGAGATGGTCTTGGAGCATGCCCGCCTTGCAGGGCAGGCCACCTCCCAG GTAAACTGGGAGCAGGATGTGAAGCTGTTTCTTCAGGAGCCTGGAGTCTTTTCCCCTACCCCGCCTCAACAATTTCAGCCAGCAGGGGCTGATCAG GTGTGTGCCCTAGAGAGGGGAACAGGAGGTATGGCTGGGGACTGTGGCCTAGAGAAAGAGATCCAGCGCTGGACAAGCCGAGCTGCCCGAGACTACAAGATCCAACACCATGGGCATTGG GTACTGCAGCGACTGGAGCAGAGGCGGCAGCAGGCTCCAGAGCGTGAGGCCCCAGGCATAGAACAGCGACTACAGGAAGTAAGGGACAGCATCCGTCGGGCACAG GTGAGCCAGGTGAAGGGGGCTGCCCGGCTGGCCCTGCTGCAGGGGGCTGGCCTGGATGTGCAGCACTGGCTGAAGCCAGCCATGACCCAGGCCCAGGATGAGGTGGAGCAGGAGCGACGGCTCAGTGAGGCTCGGCTGTCCCAGAGAGACCTCTCCCCAATG GCTGAGGATGCTGAACTTTCTGACTTTGATGAATGCGAGGAGGCAGGGGAGCTCTTTGAGGAGCCTGCCCCACCGGCCCTAGCCACCAGGCCTTTCCCCTGCCCTGCACATGTGGTGTTTGGCTATCAG GCAGGGCATGAGGATGAGCTGACCATCACGGAGGGTGAGTGGCTGGAGGTCATAGAGGAGGGAGATGCTGATGAATGGGTCAAG GCTCGGAACCAGCATGGTGAGGTGGGCTTTGTCCCTGAGCGGTATCTCAACTTCCCGGATCTCTCCCTTCCCGTGAGTGGCCGTGACAGTGATATTCCCTTGGGTGTAGAGCCCACAG CATTCCTCGCCCGCGCACTATATAGCTACACGGGACAGAGTGAAGAGGAGCTGAGCTTCCCAGAAGGGGCACTCATCCGCCTGTTACCCCGGGCCCAAGATGGAGTAGATGATGGCTTCTGGAGGGGAGAATTTGGGGGCCATGTTGGAGTCTTTCCCTCCCTGCTGGTGGAGGAGCTGCTTGGTCCTCCAGGGCCACCTGAACTCTGTGATCCTGAACAG ACACTGCCATCCCCTTCTCCTCCCAGTTTCTCCCCACCTGCACCCACCTCTGCCTTGGATGGACCCTCTGCACCTGTCCTGCCTGGAG ATAAAGCTCTGGACAGCTCTGGACCCTTAGACTTGATGGCACCTCGACTCAGGCCG ATGCGTCCACCACCTCCCCCGCCGGCTAAAGCTCCAGATCCTGGCCATCCAGATTCCCTCACTTGA
- the Rell2 gene encoding RELT-like protein 2 — protein MSEPQPDLEPPQHGLYMLFLLVLVFFLMGLVGFMICHVLKKKGYRCRTSRGSEPDDAQLQPPEDDDVNEDTVERIVRCIIQNEANAEALKEMLGDSEGEGTVQLSSVDATSSIQDGAPSHHHTVHLGSAAPCIHCSRNKRPPLVRQGRSKEGKSRPRPGETTVFSVGRFRVTHIEKRYGLHEHHDGSPTDRSWGSGGGQDPGGGQGSGGRLPRTGMPVIERLPPEEPQPQSLARPPVQNGGLKDNSLVPCALEGNSGASAEPTLGARGRILSPSPRLPSQEANGQQSKPDTSDHQVSPPQGAGGM, from the exons ATGTCGGAACCACAGCCTGACCTGGAGCCGCCCCAACATGGGCTGTACATGCTCTTCCTGCTTGTGCTGGTCTTCTTCCTCATGGGCCTAGTAGGCTTCATGATCTGCCACGTGCTCAAGAAGAAAGGCTACCGGTGCCGCACGTCTAGGGGCTCGGAGCCTGACGATGCCCAGCTCCAGCCAC CTGAGGATGATGACGTGAATGAGGACACGGTAGAGAGGATTGTTCGCTGCATCATCCAAAATGAAG cCAATGCTGAGGCCTTGAAGGAGATGCTGGGGGACAGTGAAGGAGAAGGGACAGTGCAGCTCTCCAG CGTGGATGCCACCTCCAGCATACAGGATGGAGCTCCCTCCCATCACCACACAGTGCATCTGGGCTCCGCAGCCCCTTGCATCCACTGCAGCCGCAACAAGAGGCCCCCACTTGTTCGTCAGGGAAGGTCCAAGGAAGGAAAAAGCCGCCCCCGACCTGGAGAGACCACTGTGTTctctgtgggcag GTTCCGGGTGACACACATTGAGAAGCGTTATGGGCTGCATGAGCATCATGATGGTTCCCCCACGGACAGAAGCTGGGGCTCTGGTGGGGGGCAGGACCCAGGAGGTGGTCAGGGGTCTGGTGGAAGGCTACCCAGGACAGGGATGCCTGTCATTGAGAGGCTGCCCCCTgaggagccacaaccccagtcatTAGCCAGGCCCCCAGTGCAGAATGGAGGACTCAAGGACAATAGCCTAGTGCCTTGTGCACTTGAGGGGAACTCTGGGGCCTCTGCAGAACCAACACTGGGGGCCAGAGGGAGGATCCTGAGCCCAAGTCCAAGGCTGCCCAGTCAAGAGGCAAATGGACAGCAAAGCAAACCAGACACCTCAGATCACCAG GTGTCTCCACCACAGGGAGCAGGGGGTATGTGA